One segment of Bacillus alkalisoli DNA contains the following:
- the modB gene encoding molybdate ABC transporter permease subunit, translating to MGDINLFPLMLSFRVAITATILAFIIGIPIAYYLNKSNSRLADLVDTLITLPIVLPPTVLGYYLLVLLGRQSSIGKFLEETFDITIVFTPTGAVIAALIVSIPFLIKSARSAFAGVDPTLLNAARVLGRSEFNIFLTIVMPLAWRGVAAGITLAFARALGDFGATLMVAGSIPNETMTMPIAIYDALLAGNRELANILVFIMTAVSLSVLYIINRLEKKVTR from the coding sequence ATTGGTGACATTAATCTTTTTCCTTTAATGCTTTCGTTTAGAGTTGCCATTACGGCAACCATACTCGCATTTATTATTGGTATCCCCATCGCCTACTACTTAAATAAATCAAATAGCAGACTAGCAGATTTAGTGGACACCCTTATCACTTTACCTATCGTTTTACCTCCGACTGTTTTAGGTTATTATTTGCTAGTTTTATTGGGAAGACAAAGCAGTATTGGGAAGTTTTTAGAAGAAACATTTGATATAACAATTGTGTTTACTCCAACGGGAGCTGTTATCGCCGCATTAATTGTTTCCATTCCTTTTCTAATAAAGTCAGCCCGTTCTGCATTTGCAGGAGTTGACCCAACGTTATTAAACGCTGCAAGAGTGTTAGGGCGTTCAGAGTTTAATATCTTTTTAACAATTGTCATGCCATTAGCTTGGCGAGGAGTTGCTGCTGGTATTACACTTGCCTTTGCAAGAGCCCTTGGAGATTTTGGCGCAACACTTATGGTTGCTGGAAGCATACCAAACGAAACGATGACAATGCCGATAGCCATATACGATGCATTACTGGCAGGAAATCGTGAGTTAGCTAATATCCTTGTTTTTATTATGACAGCTGTTTCCTTAAGTGTTTTATACATTATTAATAGACTTGAAAAAAAAGTGACTAGGTGA
- a CDS encoding sulfate/molybdate ABC transporter ATP-binding protein yields MLKLTISKKLNTFQLNASFQVSSGITGIIGPSGCGKSVTLQSIAGLISPDKGEIIINEKPVFQSANRLNEKPKDRKIGYVFQNYALFPHLTVEKNIEYGLKGINSIEKKKKVADIMEKVQLGGYENHYPSQLSGGQQQRVALARTLVTEPELLLLDEPFSALDSQVKHTLEQELLYLIKSNFSGTVLLVTHDMEEAYRLCDNIILMDNGSIIQVGKKDEVFKKPRTVESAKIIGCENILKIDSFKDGSTYIECVVNNILLKVSKVKKADYRYLGLYANNIKFVATDYNGTNTFPYTISSVVSGIHYSQVNLIIEKAFTLHANVPNDQLQLIAKEDCMLYIHPNDLLLLE; encoded by the coding sequence ATGCTGAAACTAACTATTTCAAAAAAATTAAATACGTTCCAATTAAATGCTTCTTTCCAAGTTAGTTCAGGTATTACAGGTATTATCGGCCCATCTGGTTGTGGGAAGAGTGTCACATTACAAAGTATAGCCGGTCTTATATCTCCTGATAAAGGAGAGATTATCATCAATGAAAAGCCAGTTTTTCAATCCGCAAACCGACTTAATGAGAAACCAAAGGATAGAAAAATCGGTTATGTTTTTCAAAACTACGCGCTCTTTCCTCACCTTACAGTAGAAAAAAATATCGAGTATGGATTAAAAGGTATAAATTCAATTGAGAAAAAGAAAAAAGTAGCAGACATCATGGAGAAAGTTCAATTAGGTGGTTATGAGAATCACTATCCAAGCCAATTATCAGGGGGACAGCAACAAAGAGTTGCACTTGCTAGAACGTTAGTAACTGAACCTGAATTACTTTTATTAGACGAGCCATTTTCTGCCCTAGATAGCCAAGTGAAACATACGCTTGAACAAGAACTTCTCTACCTTATAAAATCTAATTTTTCTGGAACTGTTCTTCTAGTCACACACGATATGGAAGAAGCATATCGTCTCTGTGACAATATTATTTTAATGGATAACGGAAGCATTATTCAGGTTGGGAAAAAAGACGAGGTGTTTAAAAAACCTAGAACAGTAGAGAGTGCTAAGATAATTGGTTGTGAAAATATTTTAAAGATAGATTCGTTTAAAGATGGTAGTACTTATATTGAGTGTGTAGTCAATAACATCCTATTAAAAGTTAGTAAAGTGAAAAAAGCTGATTATCGTTACCTTGGTTTATATGCTAACAATATAAAATTTGTAGCAACTGATTATAATGGCACGAATACTTTTCCATACACAATAAGTAGTGTAGTAAGTGGTATACATTACTCACAAGTTAATTTAATCATAGAAAAAGCATTTACTTTACACGCTAACGTTCCAAACGATCAGTTACAATTAATAGCTAAAGAGGATTGTATGTTATATATCCACCCGAATGATTTACTCTTGCTAGAATAG
- a CDS encoding Uma2 family endonuclease, producing the protein MSLPQSKKVSLQEFYLQRERTEELLEYIDGFIFMSPSPSTKHQRISGKLHAKLFSHLNGSGCEVFSAPYDIELQREKVEGTKIVIPDLSVICEKEGFQENKYVGVPSVIIEILSPSNQSHDLVTKLNIYMQYGVKEYWIVNPMLNAVQIYALDTEGNYQQISILKEKGTIHSSLLNDFKVELDELFT; encoded by the coding sequence ATGAGTCTTCCACAAAGTAAAAAAGTATCCTTACAAGAATTTTATTTACAAAGAGAACGGACTGAAGAACTGTTAGAATATATTGATGGGTTTATCTTTATGAGTCCTTCCCCATCTACGAAACACCAACGTATATCAGGCAAGCTACATGCAAAGTTATTCTCTCACCTTAATGGTTCTGGATGTGAAGTGTTTAGCGCTCCTTACGATATTGAGCTTCAGAGAGAAAAGGTGGAAGGAACAAAAATTGTCATCCCTGACTTATCCGTCATCTGTGAAAAAGAGGGATTTCAAGAAAATAAGTATGTAGGGGTTCCTTCTGTAATCATTGAGATTTTGTCTCCATCCAATCAGTCTCATGATTTAGTTACAAAGTTAAACATTTACATGCAATATGGAGTAAAAGAATATTGGATCGTTAATCCAATGTTAAATGCTGTTCAAATATATGCTTTAGACACAGAAGGTAATTATCAACAAATTAGTATACTTAAAGAAAAAGGAACCATTCATTCTTCACTTTTAAATGATTTTAAAGTGGAGCTTGATGAACTTTTTACGTAA
- a CDS encoding YcxB family protein: MDIRYNLTEDDFLHFNLFHLQNSQTAKKSLMLQRFVSPLFFLGFSYVFSVILDVPFLAMFIPFFILSIVWILFYPKYFYSHVIRNVKKMIKEGKNEGLLGNHVFSLNEDGFSEETSSGETKVKWSGVNEFKEDDKFFYIYNSSVSAYILPKETL, translated from the coding sequence ATGGACATACGATATAACCTAACAGAAGATGACTTTTTACATTTTAATCTTTTTCATCTACAAAACTCACAAACTGCAAAAAAATCATTAATGTTACAACGATTTGTTTCACCGCTTTTCTTTCTAGGCTTTTCGTATGTATTTTCAGTCATACTTGATGTGCCATTCTTAGCTATGTTTATTCCTTTTTTCATATTAAGTATTGTTTGGATTTTATTCTATCCAAAGTATTTTTATAGTCACGTAATTCGCAATGTGAAAAAAATGATAAAAGAAGGTAAGAATGAAGGTTTACTAGGTAATCATGTATTTAGTTTAAACGAAGATGGCTTTTCAGAAGAAACTAGTTCTGGGGAAACGAAAGTAAAGTGGTCAGGAGTTAATGAGTTTAAAGAAGATGACAAGTTCTTCTACATATACAACAGCTCTGTCAGTGCCTATATCCTCCCTAAAGAGACATTGTGA
- a CDS encoding arsenic resistance protein — translation MSLIEKMYTFFILSSVIIGIVIGQVSLIQSNAEFFIVPILVVMLYFTFLQIPLAEIKRAFKNTKFTYTSVIINFVWIPVLAWILASVFLGNTPALYIGFIMLMVTPCTDWYLIFTGLARGNVSLSTAILPLNLILQVLLLPFYLLIFGGMTEFIKLSFLVESILFVLFLPLALAIVTKRVSRLSNIIVSKFSVLPIILLNFAIMAMFASQGHLLISNIDLIWKITIPILLFFVVNFFVGQMAGKLMKFSYPDRTSLSLTTLARNSPVALAIAMTAFPDQPLIALTLVIGPLLELPILAIITQVLLFLNKGRR, via the coding sequence ATGAGTTTAATCGAAAAAATGTATACGTTCTTCATACTATCCTCCGTTATTATCGGAATTGTTATTGGCCAAGTTAGTTTAATACAGTCAAACGCAGAATTTTTCATTGTGCCAATATTAGTCGTAATGCTCTATTTTACTTTCCTACAAATTCCATTGGCAGAAATCAAACGTGCTTTTAAAAACACAAAGTTCACCTATACGTCTGTTATCATAAACTTTGTATGGATCCCAGTATTAGCATGGATATTAGCATCCGTATTTTTAGGCAATACGCCTGCACTCTATATCGGATTTATTATGCTGATGGTAACTCCATGTACAGATTGGTATTTAATATTTACAGGATTAGCTAGAGGAAATGTTTCTTTATCAACAGCTATCTTACCTTTGAATTTAATCTTACAAGTCCTTTTATTACCTTTCTATTTGCTCATTTTTGGAGGTATGACAGAGTTCATTAAACTTTCCTTTCTAGTCGAAAGTATTCTGTTTGTTTTATTCCTTCCATTGGCTTTAGCCATAGTAACAAAAAGAGTCAGCAGACTAAGTAATATCATAGTAAGTAAATTTAGCGTGTTGCCTATTATTTTGTTAAACTTTGCGATTATGGCTATGTTCGCTTCTCAAGGTCATTTACTGATCTCCAATATAGATTTAATTTGGAAAATAACAATTCCTATTCTGTTGTTTTTCGTTGTGAATTTCTTTGTTGGCCAAATGGCTGGAAAGCTTATGAAATTCTCTTATCCAGATAGAACTAGCTTAAGTTTAACTACGTTAGCGAGAAATTCACCAGTCGCTCTAGCAATCGCAATGACAGCATTCCCAGACCAACCTCTGATTGCGTTAACATTAGTTATTGGACCTTTGTTGGAATTGCCTATTTTAGCTATCATTACTCAGGTTTTATTATTTTTAAATAAAGGAAGAAGGTAA
- a CDS encoding VanW family protein: MNIFFILLLIFSNTTNDTDYLTLKDNGQTIMVISKDEVMTSILDVPIVNSVATEQLLQTLEKDIFLEPKNATIGDDGRIVSEEVGYKLNKQAFLELYYDYLFHNGSTVIEVPKNPIYPKVDSEILSQIKLKKIGQFVTFFNSRNISRTHNITLAAEAIDNYVVFPNEVFSFNQVVGMRTEGRGYLLAPIIIRGELSEGVGGGICQVSSTLFNAVDLAGLKIVERYSHSRSVPYVRPGRDATVSWYGPDFRFQNQYNQPILIKARRYGGSLIVMLYSSDAINLEINK, encoded by the coding sequence ATGAACATTTTTTTTATTTTGTTGTTAATCTTTTCTAATACTACGAATGATACTGATTATTTAACACTTAAAGATAATGGACAAACCATAATGGTTATTAGCAAGGACGAGGTAATGACTTCAATCCTAGACGTTCCGATCGTCAATAGTGTAGCTACGGAACAATTACTTCAGACGTTAGAAAAAGATATATTCCTTGAGCCAAAAAACGCAACCATCGGTGATGACGGCAGAATTGTTTCCGAAGAAGTAGGCTACAAATTAAACAAACAGGCATTTTTAGAACTTTATTATGATTATTTATTTCATAATGGATCAACTGTGATTGAGGTCCCTAAGAATCCTATCTATCCAAAGGTAGATAGCGAAATTCTTTCACAAATTAAGTTGAAAAAGATAGGACAGTTTGTGACATTCTTTAATTCTAGAAATATAAGTCGGACTCATAATATTACTCTTGCAGCAGAAGCAATTGATAATTATGTTGTGTTTCCAAATGAGGTTTTTTCTTTTAATCAAGTAGTTGGGATGCGAACGGAAGGAAGAGGTTACTTACTTGCACCTATTATAATAAGAGGCGAATTATCTGAAGGTGTTGGCGGAGGAATTTGCCAAGTCTCATCTACGTTATTTAATGCTGTAGACCTTGCAGGGTTAAAAATTGTGGAGCGGTATTCACATAGTAGGAGTGTTCCTTACGTAAGACCAGGTCGAGATGCAACAGTCAGTTGGTACGGTCCGGACTTCCGCTTTCAAAATCAGTATAACCAGCCTATATTGATTAAGGCGAGACGATACGGAGGCAGTTTAATTGTTATGTTGTATTCATCGGATGCAATAAATCTAGAAATAAACAAATAA
- a CDS encoding GNAT family N-acetyltransferase, translating to MLKFIICKSMPDSDLLNAIVDLHADIFGTTDDLINKMCNKPRLLINIAMDGKKVIGYKIGYELDNETFYSWLGGVDSTYRNQGIASILMEKQHDYLKEQGYKVVQTKTMNKWRNMLILNIKHGFDVIETYTNERGLHKIILEKNLLEYL from the coding sequence ATGTTAAAATTTATTATATGTAAGTCCATGCCTGATAGTGATTTATTAAATGCAATAGTAGACCTACATGCAGATATATTTGGTACTACTGATGATTTAATAAACAAAATGTGTAATAAACCTCGACTATTAATCAATATAGCTATGGATGGCAAAAAAGTAATAGGATATAAGATTGGCTATGAATTAGATAATGAAACATTCTATAGTTGGTTAGGTGGGGTAGATTCTACTTATAGAAATCAAGGTATTGCTTCCATCTTAATGGAGAAACAACATGATTATTTGAAGGAACAAGGGTATAAAGTTGTGCAAACAAAAACAATGAACAAATGGCGTAACATGCTAATTTTAAATATTAAACATGGATTTGATGTGATCGAGACTTACACAAATGAGAGAGGATTACATAAAATAATACTTGAGAAAAACTTACTTGAATATCTCTAA
- a CDS encoding sensor histidine kinase, which yields MRFSLKLSLWFFVCIIIIEGISMIFLHQHVVESLVEEELHALKARGNNHRDVLASSFDITTMEHISQMETHTDTDVFIMNSNGEIITSSSPHSHHIRELELNDEVPREGLILQSNWRKGEYLSTVSPYDAGNGNIGYVFMIKKTDTIQGVISKLNHHFLIAAIVITFFMLITIFFLVNVLTKPLNSMKMATEKISKGDFSVTLPVSTKDEVGDLASSIQTLANDLNYLKKERNEFLASISHELRTPLTYIKGYAEIAKRKDTKEEERIEYLSIIHEEAGKVHHLLEELFNLARLDQNMFTINKETTDLHLLLEGIFQKVMPVFLNKNIALELKCEKSWKVNIDPKRIEQVLVNLLDNALKYSESGTTTTVVVKKENKYIFIMITDQGTGIPNEDLPYIFNRFYRVEKSRSRLTGGVGLGLSIVKELVEAHHGDISVRSKLDEGTTFTIRLKEK from the coding sequence GTGAGATTCTCATTAAAATTAAGTTTATGGTTTTTTGTTTGCATAATAATTATTGAAGGCATCTCCATGATATTTCTACATCAGCATGTGGTAGAGTCTTTAGTAGAAGAAGAGCTCCATGCTTTAAAAGCTAGAGGTAATAACCACCGTGATGTTCTAGCATCTTCTTTTGACATAACTACAATGGAACATATTTCTCAAATGGAAACTCATACTGATACAGATGTATTTATTATGAATTCAAATGGAGAAATCATTACATCATCTAGTCCCCACTCACATCACATACGGGAATTAGAATTGAATGATGAAGTACCAAGAGAAGGACTTATCCTTCAATCCAATTGGAGAAAGGGAGAATATCTTTCAACCGTTTCCCCTTATGATGCAGGAAATGGGAACATTGGTTATGTTTTTATGATCAAAAAGACCGATACAATACAAGGGGTTATTTCAAAATTAAACCACCATTTCTTAATAGCTGCGATTGTTATTACATTCTTTATGTTAATTACTATTTTCTTTTTAGTAAATGTGTTAACAAAGCCGCTAAATTCGATGAAAATGGCTACCGAGAAGATAAGTAAAGGCGACTTTTCCGTTACACTTCCTGTTTCAACAAAAGATGAGGTTGGTGATTTAGCTTCATCCATTCAAACATTGGCGAACGACTTAAATTATTTAAAGAAAGAGAGAAACGAATTTTTAGCCAGTATCTCTCATGAGTTAAGAACTCCGTTGACTTATATTAAAGGTTATGCAGAAATTGCTAAACGAAAAGATACGAAAGAGGAAGAAAGAATAGAATATTTGTCCATCATTCACGAAGAAGCAGGAAAGGTACATCATCTCTTAGAGGAACTATTTAATTTGGCAAGATTAGATCAAAACATGTTTACAATTAATAAAGAAACAACCGACTTACACCTTTTGTTAGAAGGCATTTTTCAAAAAGTAATGCCTGTCTTCTTAAATAAAAATATAGCATTAGAGCTAAAATGTGAAAAGTCTTGGAAAGTGAACATAGATCCTAAAAGAATAGAGCAAGTACTTGTTAATCTCTTGGACAATGCACTTAAATATTCTGAAAGTGGCACTACTACCACTGTTGTAGTAAAAAAAGAAAATAAATATATTTTTATTATGATAACAGATCAAGGAACAGGCATTCCTAACGAAGATTTACCATACATCTTTAATCGATTTTATCGAGTTGAAAAATCTCGTTCTCGTCTAACAGGTGGCGTAGGGTTAGGACTATCCATTGTAAAAGAATTGGTGGAAGCTCATCATGGAGATATTAGTGTTAGGAGTAAATTAGATGAGGGAACTACTTTTACAATTAGGTTAAAGGAGAAGTAA
- a CDS encoding response regulator transcription factor: MKIILLVDDEQRMLDLLSLYISPYGYKCIKKSTGKEAIDFLEENHVDLVLLDIMMPKMDGWATLQEIRYFSNVPVIMLTARTEIEDVVKGLKSGADDYITKPFNEKELLARIEAIIRRVGDKDSVDDLSFEGLTLHLHSYTATYQKKIIPLTRKEYELLKLFLSYPNNVFSREHLLNSLGFRLDTENRTIDSHIRNVRDKLRQEGFNIDKYLKTVWGIGYRWDQS, encoded by the coding sequence ATGAAAATAATCTTATTAGTAGATGATGAACAAAGAATGTTAGACTTACTATCCCTTTACATCTCTCCATATGGATATAAATGTATTAAAAAAAGCACCGGGAAAGAAGCAATAGATTTCCTGGAAGAAAACCATGTTGATTTAGTTCTATTGGATATAATGATGCCAAAAATGGATGGTTGGGCAACACTTCAAGAAATACGTTACTTTAGTAATGTTCCTGTCATTATGCTGACTGCTCGTACGGAAATTGAGGATGTAGTAAAAGGATTGAAAAGTGGCGCAGATGATTACATTACGAAGCCTTTTAATGAAAAAGAGTTACTAGCAAGAATTGAAGCTATAATACGTAGGGTAGGTGACAAAGATTCAGTAGATGACCTATCTTTTGAAGGACTGACATTACATTTGCATTCCTATACGGCCACTTATCAAAAAAAAATAATACCATTAACACGAAAAGAGTATGAGCTATTAAAACTATTTCTATCCTATCCTAATAATGTTTTCTCCAGAGAACACTTGCTAAACTCATTAGGCTTTAGGTTAGATACGGAAAATAGAACGATTGATTCGCATATTCGAAATGTTAGAGATAAGTTACGTCAAGAAGGATTTAATATTGATAAATATTTGAAGACGGTTTGGGGAATTGGTTATAGGTGGGATCAGTCTTAA
- a CDS encoding F510_1955 family glycosylhydrolase, with the protein MKFRALLLSTLILFIAGCAANNNDTQNSDSFYVELTNEKVDHVHGIGYLGESNDIFVATHHGIKRFSNGVWYETISNNHDFMGFQTTEVGFYASGHPERGSKLKDPLGLIKSETLGETLDTLAFYGETDFHYLAAGYNSLTIYALNEHPNKELGKGLYYTNDEGDTWIKSAMNGFSARSIGNIATHPIQSNLVAMSTSQGLYFSDNYGDTFTLITSPNPITTVEFQEDTILYASIDGSEVSLIQKDLTSNSEKTYTLPNNEKSPILFLASNPKDREEIVVVTLQNEFFQTFNSGGKWENITPTSNSSQ; encoded by the coding sequence ATGAAGTTTAGAGCATTACTATTATCGACTTTGATTTTGTTCATTGCAGGGTGCGCTGCCAACAATAATGACACGCAAAACAGTGATTCTTTTTATGTCGAGTTAACAAATGAGAAAGTCGATCATGTACATGGTATAGGTTATTTAGGAGAATCTAATGATATATTTGTTGCAACCCATCATGGGATTAAAAGGTTTTCAAATGGCGTATGGTATGAAACAATATCAAATAATCATGACTTTATGGGTTTTCAAACAACAGAAGTTGGTTTTTATGCAAGTGGTCACCCTGAACGAGGATCTAAGCTAAAAGACCCTCTAGGATTAATAAAAAGTGAAACCTTAGGAGAAACACTTGATACTTTAGCCTTTTATGGTGAAACGGATTTCCATTACCTTGCTGCCGGCTACAATAGCTTAACTATATACGCATTAAATGAACACCCTAACAAAGAGTTGGGGAAAGGATTATATTATACGAATGATGAAGGAGATACTTGGATTAAAAGTGCAATGAATGGCTTTTCTGCCCGCTCTATTGGCAATATTGCAACTCATCCTATTCAGTCTAATCTTGTAGCTATGTCTACAAGTCAAGGCCTGTATTTTTCGGACAACTATGGTGATACTTTTACCTTAATCACTTCACCGAATCCAATTACAACGGTTGAATTTCAAGAAGACACAATACTGTATGCCAGTATAGATGGAAGTGAAGTATCTCTTATTCAAAAAGACTTAACATCCAATAGCGAAAAAACATACACACTTCCAAATAATGAAAAAAGCCCAATCTTATTTTTAGCTTCTAATCCAAAAGATAGAGAGGAAATTGTGGTTGTAACACTACAGAATGAATTTTTTCAAACATTCAATTCTGGAGGCAAGTGGGAAAATATTACACCTACTTCCAATTCCTCTCAGTAG
- a CDS encoding cell wall-binding repeat-containing protein, with protein MKKKFFLLIVSVAAILLLAACTNNEPMNHDNMDHNDMDHENMEEQEHQDHGEDAASNDIDRDGFAQAPTNFNKNASDNLLSLNTKNITRLNTNDPIEAAVLASQTTFPSTHEENQPGTVILVPVNEWQLGLASANLIHHPNNGPILFISENEIPALTKNELTRLNPIGNVEGTQVMVMGDVSESVLSELDDYQVLTIQGSDYAKFAASVDEKFANVVGGNYPESVIVVSSDEEAKLFSLVAANWIAHMNESILYVSKDDIPEATIEALTKRNNANIYLLGPESILSSGLEKKLSEFGKVTRIAGENPVTTSISFASFKDKDTSFGWGLTEPGHGVSFISTQTPILAIAGAPFSHLGKHAPVIWLEDGEVEKALYQFLATIKPTFTDDPTQGSYNHGFILGTINDVSYQTQGILDDKLEIVSASGDGHGDHGGH; from the coding sequence ATGAAGAAAAAGTTTTTCTTACTGATTGTTTCAGTTGCAGCTATCTTGTTACTAGCTGCATGTACAAATAACGAACCAATGAACCATGATAATATGGATCATAATGACATGGATCATGAAAATATGGAGGAACAGGAACATCAAGATCATGGAGAGGATGCAGCATCTAACGACATAGATAGAGATGGGTTTGCTCAAGCACCAACAAACTTTAATAAGAATGCTTCAGATAATTTACTGAGCCTAAACACCAAGAATATCACTCGTCTGAACACAAATGATCCAATAGAAGCGGCAGTGCTTGCTTCACAAACAACCTTTCCGTCAACTCATGAAGAAAATCAACCAGGGACCGTTATTTTAGTACCGGTAAATGAATGGCAATTAGGTTTGGCATCTGCAAATTTAATACACCACCCAAATAATGGTCCAATACTTTTTATTTCAGAAAATGAGATTCCAGCTTTAACGAAAAATGAGTTAACTCGATTAAATCCAATCGGCAATGTGGAAGGAACACAAGTTATGGTAATGGGAGATGTCAGCGAGTCAGTCCTTTCGGAATTAGATGACTATCAAGTTTTAACCATTCAAGGAAGTGATTATGCTAAATTTGCTGCAAGTGTCGATGAAAAATTCGCCAATGTTGTTGGTGGGAATTATCCAGAAAGTGTAATTGTTGTGTCATCTGATGAAGAGGCGAAATTATTCTCTCTTGTTGCAGCAAATTGGATTGCTCATATGAACGAATCTATCTTATATGTTTCAAAAGATGATATACCAGAGGCGACAATAGAAGCATTAACGAAAAGAAATAATGCCAACATTTATCTTCTTGGACCTGAAAGCATTCTATCTTCGGGATTAGAAAAAAAATTATCGGAATTTGGTAAAGTAACAAGGATTGCTGGAGAAAATCCTGTTACGACATCTATCTCATTTGCATCCTTTAAAGATAAAGATACGAGCTTTGGTTGGGGTCTTACAGAGCCCGGACATGGTGTCTCTTTTATTTCTACCCAAACACCTATATTGGCAATAGCAGGAGCACCGTTTTCCCATCTAGGTAAGCATGCTCCAGTTATCTGGTTAGAGGACGGAGAAGTAGAAAAAGCTTTATACCAATTTTTAGCAACAATTAAACCTACCTTTACGGATGATCCAACACAAGGGTCTTATAATCATGGGTTCATTCTTGGAACGATAAATGACGTTTCCTATCAAACTCAAGGAATTCTTGATGATAAATTAGAAATTGTATCTGCAAGCGGAGACGGTCATGGAGATCACGGCGGGCATTAA
- a CDS encoding cytochrome c biogenesis CcdA family protein, whose amino-acid sequence MISQPFLNMASTFEHFPLLFALLLGVVGALVPCQLTANISAVTIYGNQSLQNKVRWKELSSFVLGKVVAFSLLGVIVWIIGTDLQNNLTFIFPWIRKLIGPLLIFVGLVLIGVFKWNRTFHLWKKSKATKRTTTFGAFFLGFSFSLAFCPTMFVIYFLTLIPVTIITPYGFLLPSVFAIGTAIPLIVFILLLWSLGGEGWLIKKGRSWGTIVQKTGGGLLILIGILDTITYW is encoded by the coding sequence ATGATATCGCAACCATTCTTAAACATGGCTTCGACCTTTGAACATTTCCCCCTACTTTTCGCCCTACTTTTAGGAGTTGTTGGGGCATTGGTCCCTTGTCAGTTAACGGCTAACATTAGTGCAGTAACGATCTATGGAAATCAGTCTCTTCAAAATAAGGTAAGGTGGAAGGAACTAAGTAGTTTTGTTTTAGGAAAAGTAGTAGCTTTCTCCCTACTAGGAGTAATTGTATGGATCATTGGAACAGATTTACAAAATAATTTAACTTTTATTTTTCCATGGATTCGTAAGTTAATAGGTCCATTATTAATTTTTGTAGGACTAGTCTTAATAGGAGTCTTCAAGTGGAATAGAACATTTCATTTGTGGAAAAAATCAAAAGCTACAAAACGAACTACCACTTTTGGTGCGTTTTTCTTAGGGTTTAGTTTTTCACTAGCTTTTTGTCCAACTATGTTCGTCATATACTTTCTGACTCTTATTCCTGTAACAATCATTACTCCATACGGCTTTTTACTTCCTTCAGTATTTGCCATTGGTACTGCCATTCCACTAATCGTATTTATTCTTCTTTTATGGAGTTTAGGGGGAGAAGGGTGGTTAATAAAAAAGGGGAGGTCTTGGGGCACTATTGTTCAAAAGACAGGAGGGGGCTTATTAATCCTTATTGGAATATTAGACACAATTACTTATTGGTAA